The genomic segment ttaaattaggcctaatatagcacatatatgtattaaattaggcctaatatagcacatatatgtattaaattaggcctaatatagctcatatatgtattaaattaggcctaaaatagcacatgtattaaattaggcctaaaatagcacatgtattaaattaggcctaaaatagcacatgtattaaattaggcctaatataccacatgtattaaattaggcctaatatagcacatatatgtattaaattaggcctaatatagcacatatatgtattaaattaggcctaatatagcacatatatgtattaaattaggcctaatatagcacatatatgtattaaattaggcctaatatagcacatatatgtattaaattaggcctaatatagctcatatatgtattaaattaggcctaaaatagcacatgtattaaattaggcctaaaatagcacatgtattaaattaggcctaatatagcacatatatgtattaaattaggcctaaCATGACGAATATTAGACCTAAATTTGCTTTTTTTAGTCTTAAGCCAATTTGGGTTAGGTTCGttagtttattttatttttctttAGTGTGCCATTTAAAGTTGTCAAATGTTAGAAAATGTGACGTTCTTTCTTTGAGCCCCAACAGTCAATTTTTGTACGTTTGAGTAAATAGTTTTGACAAGAAAATTTAaactttgccccgaggggcgagtttattgggcagcgccactcatcttgtgagtggacacgccgccatagtgatagtattgggcagcgccactcatcctgtgagtggacacgccgccatagtgacagtattgggcagcgccactcatcttgtgagtggacacgccgccatagtgacagtattgggcagcgccactcatcctgtgagtggacacgccgccatagtgatagtattgggcagcgccactcatcctgtgagtggacacgccgccatagtgacagtattgggcagcgccactcatcctgtgagtggacacgccgccatagtgacagtattgggcagcgccactcatcctgtgagtggacacaccgccatagtgatactattgggcagcgccactcatcctgtgagtggacacaccgccatagtgacagtattgggcagcgccactcatcttgtgagtggacacgccgccatagtgacagtattgggcagcgtcactcatcctgtgagtggacacgccgccatagtgacagtattgggcagcgccactcatcctgtgagtggacacgccgccatagtgacagtattgggcagcgccactcatcttgtgagtggacacgccgccatagtgacagtattgggcagcgccactcatcctgtgagtggacacgccgccatagtgacagtattgggcagcgccactcatcttgtgagtggacacgccgccatagtgacagtattgggcagcgccactcatcctgtgagtggacacgccgccatagtgacagtattgggcagcgccaatcatcctgtgagtggacacgccgccatagtgacagtattgggcagcgccactcatcctgtgagtggacacgccgccatagtgacagtattgggcagcgccactcatcttgtgagtggacacgccgccatagtgacagtattgggcagcgccactcatcctgtgagtggacacaccgccatagtgacagtattggccagcgccactcatcctgtgagtggacacaccgccatagcagcatgtacaacactccccaataggaagaaaacccgctgggttgttcaccctgtcacttgtacccagacacagctgggacttgcttatgaCAAGAAGTATGGGTATTGGAGGCCAGGCTAAACTACCAGTGTTTCATGacattgagagatataagaattttgcaccaagattgtaatattttgttgaattatctgcaggtgtcttgcaaattgtctatacagtatacctaggtcataaaagtatttgtgtgtacgtctgataacatactacttgtgagggaggaaataataataataataataataatttttatttaggcaaaggtacatacataaagagattttacaaagtttgttggctttatagataagagctagtacatacaatgcctaaagccactattacgcaaagcgtttcgggcaaatgtatatgtttatctctcagaatgtttgctaatgtgtttattgtttgtgatgtgtgtatatgtatgtattaacacgttgtactgaacggggtgagaatagcttgagctacctcatccctttgtgtgtattttacctcaataaacttatttcaatttcaatttcaatgacctggggccagattcacgaaagcacttacgcaaaaacttacgaacctgtacatcttttcttaatctttggcgactttgtttccaattattaaacagttaaagagctccgaagcatcaggaggctgtttataacaataacaacagttgattgacaagttttcatgcttgtaaactgtttaataaatgtaacaaaagccgtcaaagattgaggaacgatgtacacgttcgtaagtgcttgcgtaagtgcctttgtgaatctggccccaggttcgtaagtgcttgcgtaagtgctcttgtgaatctggccccaggttcgtaagtgcttgcgtaagtgcttttgtgaatctggccccaggttcgtaagtgcttgcgtaagtgcttttgtgaatctggccccaggttcgtaagtgcttgcgtaagtgcttttgtgaatctggccccaggttcgtaagtgcttttgtgaatctggccccaggttcgtaagtgcttgcgtaagtgctcttgtgaatctggccccaggttcgtaagtgcttgcgtaagtgcttttgtgaatctggccccaggttcgtaagtgcttgcgtaagtgcttttgtgaatctggccccaggttcgtaagtgcttgcgtaagtgcttttgtgaatctggccccaggttcgtaagtgcttgcgtaagtgcttttgtgaatctggcccttgttgTACAGGAGCTCGAGCTATGGGAGCTGGCGGCCCCGGTACAGGAGGCCTGGAGCAGCGACAAGCACTTCCTCGGCAAGGTCCTGGCTCTCGCGCGGGCCCTCTGCGTCGCTTACCTCGCTGTGAGTACCCTGTGTGTCTCCTGTGTCCTGTGTCTGTGTCTCCTGTGTCCTGTGTCATGTGTCTGTGTCTCCTCTGTGTGTCATGTGTCTGTGTGTCCTGTGTCATGTGTATGTGTCTCCTCTGTGTGTCTTGTGTCTCCTCTGTGTGTCCTGTGTCTGTCTCTCCTCTGTGTGTCATGTGTATGTGTCTCCTCTGTGTGTCTTGTGTCTCCTCTGTGTGTCCTGTGTCTCTTATGTGTCCTGTATCATGTGTCTGTGTCTCCTCTGTGTGTCCTGTGTCTCTTCTGTGTCATGTGTCTGTGTCTCCTCTGTCTGTCCTGTGTCTGTGTCTCCTCTATGTGTCCTGTGTGTCGTGTGTCATGTTTACTTCCAATCTTTCCTCGGTATAATATGGACTTTTTCCGGGAGCTTCGTTATTGTTCCGAGTCTGTATCCTCTGGTGTACCGTCTGTATCCTCTGGTGTACCGTCTGTATCCTCTGGTGTACCGTCTGTATCCTCTGGTGTACCGTCTGTATCCTCTGGTGTACCGTCTGTATCCTCTGGTGTACCGTCTGTATCCTCTGGTGTACCGTCTGTATCCTCTGGTGTACCGTCTGTATCCTCTGGTGTACCGCCTGTATCCTCTGGTGTACCGTCTGTATCCTCTGGTGTACCGTCTGTATCCTCTGGTGTACCGTCTGTATCCTCTGGTGTACCGTCTGTATCCTCTGGTGTACCGTCTGTATCCTCTGGTGTACCGTCTGTATCCTCTGGTGTACCGTCTGTATCCTCTGGTGTACCGTCTGTATCCTCTGGTGTACCGCCTGTATCCTCTGGTGTACCGTCTGTATCCTCTGGTGTACCGTCTGTATCCTCTGGTTTACCGTCTGTATCCTCTGGTGTACCGTCTGTATCCTCTGGTGTACCGTCTGTATCCTCTGGTGTACCGTCTGTATCCTTTGGTGTACCGTCTGTATCCTCTGGTGTACCGTCTGTATCCTCTGGTGTACCGTCTGTATCCTCTGGTGTACCGCCTGTATCCTCTGGTGTACCGTCTGTATCCTCTGGTGTACCGTCTGTATCCTCTGGTGTACCGCCTGTATCCTCTGGTGTACCGTCTGTATCCTCTGGTGTACCGTCTGTATCCTCTGGTGTACCGTCTGTATCCTCTGTTATTGTTATTGCATGTATCAGGTTGGTGAacctggcatgtatcatgttggtgAACCTGGCATGTATCATGCTGGTGATCCTAGCATGTATCATGTTGGTGACCCTGGCATGTATTATGTTGGTGAacctggcatgtatcatgttggtgaacctggcatgtatcatgttggtgaacctggcatgtatcatgttggtgAACCTGGCATGTATCATGCTGGTGATCCTAGCATGTATCATGTTGGTGAACCTGGCATGTATCATGCTGGTGAacctggcatgtatcatgttggtgAACCTGGCATGTATCATGCTGGTGATCCTAGCATGTATCATGTTGGTGAACCTGGCATGTATCATGCTGGTGAACCTGCACGTATCATGTAGGTGAACCTGCATGTATCATGTTGGTGAacctggcatgtatcatgttggtgAACCTGGCATGTATCATGCTGGTGATCCTAGCATGTATCATGTTGGTGAACCTGGCATGTATCATGCTGGTGAACCTGCACGTATCATGTAGGTGAACCTGCATGTATCATGTTGGTGAacctggcatgtatcatgttggtgACACGCAGCACTACACATCCCTCATAAGCCTAACACCAACCTCGTGTTCCCCGCAGTTTTTGCTTCGTCTGGCGAAAGGAAAGAAGAGTCGCCGGACGCGGTCGATGCGCTCGGAGAGTTTCCGGCGGCGGACGCAGAATCTGACCTGCGGCAACAGTTCGCTGCCCCTCAGCCCCTCCGCCCTTCAGCAGTCGTCAGAGCCAACGCCCTCACATCCCCTGGGGGTAGTCCCCCCCGCGGGTCTCCAGGAGGCAGCCCCGAAGGAAGACGAGGATTCGGACGATTCTCACCCAGAAAACAACGTTCTGATAAGTAAAGAGAATCCGACTTCGCGCGCTGATGCCGACCGCACCATCTTGCCCATTGACGAGGAAGAGGAATCGGACGAAGACTCGAAGGGCAAGAAGGATCCCGACCACGACATTAGCGAAGACTCGATAGCTTCGCTGGACGAAGGAGGGAAGGACAGCGGGTTCTCAGACAAGAGGAGCGAGGACGAGGACCACGGTGGCCTGCCGGAGAGACCGCCGCTCAAGAAAGAGGTCACCATCGCCGCGGAGTCCTCGCCGCCTCTTCACAAACACAAATTTAAATTTAATCGCGGGAAGAAAAATTTGAGTGCCACTTATTAACTGTGTCGCTAGCGGCGGTATATATAAGTTACCcctaaaagatatatatatatatatatatatatatatatatatatatatatatatatatatatatatatatatatatatatatatatatatatatataaacatatatatatatatatatatatatatatatatatatatatatatatatatatatatatatatatatatatatatatatatatatatatgtgtgtgtgtgtgtctgtatttactatttgtgtgtgTCTTCAGATTCGAGATTCgagcttttagctcttggaccccgcctttctaagcaatctattttcctctattatatctactacatatgtttctctctaacacacacattcccctggaagcagctcgtaacacctatctaactcccaggtacctatttactgctaggtgaacagttgcaccaggcccttaggattacgacctccgagcgctatccactcagctgtaaGACCCATGTATCGAGTGTAATTTCCTAAgtgttaattacctaagtgtagttacaggatgagagctacgctcgtggtgttccgtcttcccagcactctttgtcatataatgctttgaagtgtgtgtgtgtgtgtgtgtgtgtgtgtgtgtattcacctatttgtgcttgcgggggtcgagctccagctctttggttccgcctctcaactgtcaatcaactgatgtacaggttcctgagcctattgggctctatcatatctacatttgaaactgtgtatggagtcagcctccaccacatcactgcctagtgcattccatgtttgtgtgtgtgtgtgtgtgtgtgtgtgtgtgtgtgtgtgtgtgtgtgtgtgtgtgtgtgtgtgtgtgtgtgtgtgtgtgtgtgtgttaggagaTGGATTTTAATTTCATTACAATATTTCTCAGCCAAAACTCTAAACATTAAGAATATTAATTGAAATACTAAGATAGAACCCgaccaaaatatacaaaacacTTAAACTGTAAAAGAAACCTGACAACCTATTTCCAAAACAACCAGTCCTCAAGCTAGGAtcattaaagcagcggccgtcccccccctccccctctcaagacgcattcatcaatttaaaCATACTgtgtccctggaaacacaaagcgaaactgtctctattttccgcttgttacaacttgtaataaagttgttacatcttggcttaacgtgtttatgacgtattagaacgttgttacaacttgctatattggttgttataattggttaggtggtggtaaaacttgttcgaacgttgtaccaacgtcgtagtttcggtgtgtgtttggcggggtatTCAACATGGTGTTcttctcatataaattaaaattattatgtATTAAAGTTCTATGTATAGTTCAACGTTTAAGTTCTTTTGATGATTATTTGTACTTGAAGtacttgggtgaagcatttacagaattACGATTcgatcagcgaagcactgttcaagacatgttcgaacgtcatcagtcgttcgtaaaccgtttttcatttataaacaggatgtttggcggctggattatcgAGCATTTGCGCattattgatgaggacgggctgaaatgCCAGCCCGTTcaacaaacaaagacccaaaagtgattcaatccacccgccaaacccgctgttcatgaatgaaaaacggtttacacacgactcacaactgatgaggttcgaacacttccggaacaagtgcttcactgacgacttgtgttcgaaccacaacgctgtaaatgcttcacccacgtactacaaatacaaataatcgccaacagaacctaaacacctaacctaacctatgcctacatATGCACAATATCCTAATATattgtaatattaatttatatttgagaaaattcccgttttgaatgaacagcatgttaaaaattTTGCATGCGTCTggggggggtcgaccgctggatggaatggactagagtcgaggacgggttagtaaatgcttcacccacttactacaaatacagataatcaccaacagaactaaCCTAAGCAGTGCCTAAATACGcacagtatactaatatataacaatattaatttatatttgagaaaattcctattttgcaaGAACAGCGTGTTAAATATAATAGACAAATAATtctttgggggtcgaccgctggatggaatggacttggcctCGGGACCTTCCCggattggtgccttcttttgataattacttacttggccTCAGGACGGGTTGGCGCACGGGTTATGTTGAGGTCTAATCTGAAACAAGTGAAAATCAATGGAGTGAATTCTCTTGCAAGTGAGAGGTTGACTGATGGATTCACAGTGAGGCGACGTGCCTGAGAGACAGACCTGCACGGTAAGAGAGACCCGTTGTGTTCACAGTTACGGTGTTGGGGGTACCgtgcgttcccccccccccccctcgtgtcgAGCATTCCATATCGTACATTTAGACAGACAACACAGGATCTGAACTCAAAAGGCAGAGGATCTCTGCTATAAACAGGTTCTAATAGAAGATTGTCATCCAcgctgagccggtcggccgagcggacagcacgctggacttgtgatcctgtggtcctgggttcgatcccaggcgccggcgagaaacaatgggcagagtttctttcaccctatgcccctgttacgtaacagtaaaataggtacctgggtgttagttagctgtcacgggctgcttcctgggggtggaggc from the Procambarus clarkii isolate CNS0578487 chromosome 69, FALCON_Pclarkii_2.0, whole genome shotgun sequence genome contains:
- the LOC138355733 gene encoding uncharacterized protein, with product MRSESFRRRTQNLTCGNSSLPLSPSALQQSSEPTPSHPLGVVPPAGLQEAAPKEDEDSDDSHPENNVLISKENPTSRADADRTILPIDEEEESDEDSKGKKDPDHDISEDSIASLDEGGKDSGFSDKRSEDEDHGGLPERPPLKKEVTIAAESSPPLHKHKFKFNRGKKNLSATY